In the Pseudomonadota bacterium genome, one interval contains:
- a CDS encoding GtrA family protein: MSFVKRLLQGTFICYVIGGCIAAGIHIGIVAFLVEVFGVDKENANSVGFVVGVVINYLFQAFVTFRDDSDDHWQQFPLFVGFAVIGLGINRYVFSHGIHDWQLQYLIATALAIGVVFMFNFTCNRLITFRRAPRSDRTHGDRQLPGNDTTRTGSY; this comes from the coding sequence GTGTCGTTTGTAAAGCGTCTGCTGCAGGGGACATTCATCTGCTACGTGATCGGCGGATGCATTGCTGCGGGCATCCACATCGGCATTGTCGCGTTCCTGGTCGAAGTCTTCGGCGTGGACAAGGAAAACGCCAACTCGGTCGGGTTCGTGGTCGGGGTGGTGATCAACTACCTGTTTCAAGCCTTTGTGACCTTCCGAGACGACAGCGACGACCACTGGCAACAGTTCCCCTTGTTCGTCGGCTTTGCCGTCATCGGCCTCGGCATCAACCGGTACGTGTTCAGCCACGGTATCCACGATTGGCAGTTGCAGTACCTGATCGCCACCGCGCTGGCGATCGGTGTGGTGTTCATGTTCAATTTCACCTGCAATCGCCTGATCACCTTCCGCCGTGCGCCGCGGTCGGACCGCACCCACGGCGATCGGCAGCTCCCCGGCAATGACACCACCCGCACCGGCTCCTACTGA
- a CDS encoding phosphatidylglycerophosphatase A has protein sequence MTPGIDTLRDWRCALGLGLGSGLLRPAPGTWGTLAATPVAWWLMHVSLPVALAVVVVSAVVGVALCEHTAKALGVHDHPAIVWDEFAGLWLTALFAPATVPGLIAAFGLFRVFDIVKPWPIRWCDRQVDGGLGIMLDDLLAGVGAGLVLLGVSAAGWQGGL, from the coding sequence GTGACCCCGGGCATCGACACCCTGCGCGACTGGCGGTGCGCACTCGGGCTCGGACTCGGCAGTGGTCTGCTGCGCCCGGCGCCCGGCACCTGGGGCACGTTGGCAGCCACGCCGGTGGCCTGGTGGCTGATGCACGTGTCGCTGCCAGTGGCCTTGGCGGTGGTGGTGGTCTCGGCGGTGGTGGGTGTCGCGCTGTGTGAGCACACGGCCAAGGCCCTCGGTGTCCACGATCACCCGGCGATCGTCTGGGACGAATTTGCCGGCCTGTGGCTCACGGCCCTCTTCGCGCCGGCCACCGTGCCGGGCCTGATTGCGGCCTTCGGGCTCTTTCGCGTCTTCGACATTGTCAAACCCTGGCCGATCCGGTGGTGCGATCGGCAGGTCGACGGTGGCCTCGGTATCATGCTGGACGACCTGCTCGCCGGCGTCGGGGCGGGCCTGGTGCTGCTCGGCGTGTCCGCAGCGGGGTGGCAGGGCGGCCTCTGA
- a CDS encoding AIR synthase related protein, with product MSNADRSRLAALFAGTADQARYPLDVLDGQAATLLEVPTGKQLVSAQSALQGGVHLSEGESAERAASVAFCAVAAELASVGALPAWGTVSLVVPRDSGDWVQRFGARLVSLAEAVQLQLIAGPVQRGALSIHLQLHGVAERGRVMRPTGAAVGDIIYVSGELGGVAHCTDRLRRNETLDAHCLRRWRAPVPRIGLGNYLSGVASSCVNVSSGLNQAVAGLTRLSGLGASIKLDALPLPDAVAELGVAGLDLALYGDGDCELCFTAPPTAAVASSLAQIPPIMGRVTAIGTVDPEPGVRGISARAQVVQLPTRGWRHFTGTTDIVL from the coding sequence GTGAGCAACGCCGACCGCAGCCGCCTGGCCGCCCTGTTCGCGGGCACGGCAGACCAGGCACGGTACCCGCTCGATGTGCTGGACGGGCAGGCGGCAACCCTGCTCGAGGTGCCGACCGGGAAACAACTCGTCTCGGCCCAGAGCGCGTTGCAAGGCGGCGTGCATTTGAGCGAGGGGGAGAGCGCCGAGCGCGCCGCCAGCGTGGCCTTCTGTGCCGTCGCCGCCGAGTTGGCGTCGGTGGGCGCCTTGCCCGCGTGGGGCACGGTGAGCCTTGTGGTGCCGCGCGACAGCGGTGATTGGGTGCAGCGTTTCGGTGCGCGCCTGGTGTCCCTCGCCGAAGCCGTGCAATTGCAACTGATTGCCGGTCCCGTGCAGCGTGGGGCCTTGTCGATCCACCTGCAGCTGCACGGTGTGGCCGAGCGCGGTCGCGTCATGCGACCGACCGGGGCCGCGGTGGGTGACATCATCTACGTCTCGGGCGAACTCGGCGGCGTCGCCCACTGTACAGACCGGTTGCGCCGGAACGAAACGCTCGACGCGCACTGTCTGCGACGTTGGCGCGCGCCGGTGCCGCGCATCGGGCTGGGCAACTACCTCAGTGGCGTGGCGTCGAGCTGCGTGAACGTGTCGTCCGGGCTCAACCAGGCCGTCGCCGGGCTGACCCGCTTGTCGGGACTCGGTGCGTCCATCAAGCTTGACGCGCTGCCCCTGCCCGACGCCGTGGCCGAGCTTGGTGTTGCGGGCCTCGACCTCGCGCTGTACGGCGACGGCGACTGTGAGCTGTGCTTCACGGCGCCGCCGACGGCGGCCGTCGCGAGCAGCTTGGCGCAGATCCCGCCGATCATGGGGCGCGTGACCGCGATCGGCACGGTGGACCCCGAACCCGGTGTGCGCGGGATCAGTGCCCGGGCGCAGGTGGTGCAATTGCCTACGCGGGGCTGGCGGCATTTCACGGGCACCACCGACATCGTGCTGTGA
- the nusB gene encoding transcription antitermination factor NusB, whose product MTNAAEGTASPVAGRRAARRLAIQALYQWEMTGDGIADIISQCVAREPGRIPVDQAYFEALVRGVAGSISTLDPEYERCLDRPVDQLDPIERAVLRAGTWEFLHRLDIPYRVVINESVELAKVFGAEEGHKYINGVLDKLAKHVRAPEAQRQAT is encoded by the coding sequence GTGACCAACGCGGCCGAGGGCACGGCCTCGCCGGTCGCCGGCAGACGCGCCGCGCGTCGCCTTGCGATCCAGGCGCTCTACCAGTGGGAGATGACCGGAGACGGCATCGCGGACATCATCTCGCAGTGCGTCGCGCGCGAGCCGGGCCGCATTCCGGTTGACCAGGCCTACTTCGAAGCACTGGTGCGTGGCGTGGCCGGGTCGATCAGCACGCTCGACCCCGAGTACGAACGCTGCCTCGACCGCCCGGTGGACCAGCTCGACCCGATCGAACGCGCCGTACTGCGCGCCGGCACCTGGGAGTTCCTCCACCGTCTGGACATCCCCTACCGCGTGGTGATCAACGAATCCGTCGAGCTGGCCAAAGTGTTCGGCGCCGAGGAAGGCCACAAGTACATCAACGGCGTGCTCGACAAACTGGCCAAACACGTGCGCGCCCCCGAAGCGCAGCGGCAGGCGACGTGA
- the ribE gene encoding 6,7-dimethyl-8-ribityllumazine synthase yields MSEYRLIEGNLSIDGANVGIAVARFNAFVVESLLAGALDALRRGGVPTAKVTVVRVPGAFELPLVLDKMAATGDYDGLIALGAVIRGSTTHYEAVADGCNRGIAQVSLSRGLPVVNAVLTTENIEQAIERAGSKAGNKGSEAGSVLIEMMNVVRQL; encoded by the coding sequence ATGAGCGAATACCGCCTGATTGAGGGCAATCTGTCGATCGACGGCGCCAACGTGGGCATCGCCGTGGCCCGCTTCAATGCGTTTGTGGTCGAGAGTCTGCTCGCCGGCGCACTCGATGCGCTGCGACGCGGTGGGGTGCCGACTGCCAAGGTCACGGTCGTGCGGGTGCCCGGTGCCTTCGAGTTGCCTCTGGTACTCGACAAGATGGCAGCCACCGGCGACTACGATGGGCTGATCGCCCTCGGTGCGGTCATCCGCGGGTCGACCACACACTACGAGGCCGTCGCGGACGGCTGCAACCGCGGCATCGCGCAGGTGTCGCTCAGCCGCGGCCTGCCGGTTGTCAACGCGGTGCTGACGACCGAGAACATCGAACAGGCGATCGAACGGGCCGGCAGCAAGGCCGGCAACAAGGGCAGCGAAGCCGGCAGTGTGCTGATCGAGATGATGAACGTGGTCCGCCAACTGTGA
- the ribBA gene encoding bifunctional 3,4-dihydroxy-2-butanone-4-phosphate synthase/GTP cyclohydrolase II, with amino-acid sequence MAELNSIEEIINDLKAGRMAILMDDENRENEGDLVMPAESVTADDINFMARFGRGLICLTLTQERCRQLRLPLMVGDNGAAFSTNFTLSIEAAEGVTTGISAADRARTIQAAVAADARPEDIVQPGHIFPIMARPGGVLARAGHTEAGCDLARLAGFEPAATIVEILNEDGSMARRPDLERFAAEHDLKIGTIDDLIRYRMANERTVERVAECQLDTEHGPFQVVAYQDVMENGLHLALVRGVVDGSQPVLVRVQVEDLLSDSLGAVTPGSWSLRHALKRVSDEGGGVVLLVRPPAQPGDLARRIQQVQLGSDAALEASDPDDNYRTLGIGAQILSDLGIRRMRLLSSPKTFHGLAGFDLEITEFVEP; translated from the coding sequence GTGGCGGAATTGAACAGCATCGAAGAGATCATCAACGACCTGAAAGCGGGTCGTATGGCTATCCTCATGGACGACGAGAACCGTGAGAACGAGGGTGATCTGGTCATGCCTGCCGAGAGCGTGACCGCCGATGACATCAACTTCATGGCGCGCTTCGGGCGAGGCCTCATTTGCCTGACGCTCACCCAGGAGCGCTGTCGTCAGTTGCGCTTGCCGCTGATGGTGGGGGATAACGGTGCAGCCTTCAGCACCAACTTCACCCTGTCTATCGAAGCGGCCGAGGGCGTGACCACCGGCATCTCCGCGGCCGACCGAGCACGTACCATCCAGGCCGCCGTGGCCGCCGACGCGCGGCCGGAGGACATCGTCCAACCCGGACATATCTTTCCCATCATGGCACGCCCGGGGGGCGTGCTGGCGCGCGCCGGCCACACCGAGGCCGGCTGTGACCTGGCGCGGCTCGCCGGCTTCGAGCCCGCCGCCACGATTGTCGAAATCCTCAACGAGGACGGCAGCATGGCACGGCGGCCGGACCTCGAGCGCTTCGCCGCGGAGCACGACCTCAAGATCGGTACGATCGACGACCTGATCCGCTACCGCATGGCCAACGAGCGGACGGTCGAGCGGGTGGCCGAATGCCAGCTCGACACCGAGCATGGCCCGTTTCAGGTTGTCGCCTACCAGGACGTGATGGAGAACGGCTTGCACCTCGCGCTGGTGCGTGGCGTGGTGGACGGGTCGCAGCCCGTGTTGGTGCGCGTGCAGGTCGAGGACCTCCTGAGCGACTCGCTCGGTGCGGTGACGCCGGGCAGCTGGTCGCTCAGGCACGCGCTGAAGCGCGTGTCGGACGAGGGTGGTGGGGTGGTGCTGCTGGTGCGACCGCCGGCGCAGCCGGGTGACCTCGCGCGCCGAATTCAACAGGTGCAACTCGGCAGCGACGCGGCACTCGAGGCGAGCGACCCGGACGACAATTACCGGACACTCGGGATTGGGGCACAGATCCTGTCTGACCTTGGTATCCGTCGCATGCGGTTGTTGAGCTCGCCGAAGACCTTCCACGGTCTCGCGGGTTTCGACCTGGAAATCACCGAGTTTGTTGAACCCTGA
- a CDS encoding sirohydrochlorin chelatase: MSKTGIMICGHGSRSKAAETEFGLLARGLKGRYPDTPVEYGFLEYSAPNIHMGLDALVASGVDRILAVPGMLFAATHARNDIPSVLTTYQDKHPGLSIDYGRELGLHPSMIDAFEARILEALGVDHVHDGDLYDTLLVVVGRGTSDTFANAEAAKLCRILTEKLGFGWAETVYSGVTYPSVGRGLDMALKLGFKRVVVAPYFLFTGRLIDRIYNYVDEVAKQHPDVQILKAGYLKDQDHVIDTFVARVEEARLGEFNDDNDLMASFRTRLARGEVDVHHHHAEYQPSTDPYDDEAPGGEHSHDHDHGHSHSHSHGVYRHIAHPHGPRTMIDDNVCCCFMSQFPAEVVEDERRLRAERGARPLRDAVPHPVAGTRSS, from the coding sequence ATGAGCAAGACCGGCATCATGATTTGCGGCCACGGCAGCCGATCGAAGGCAGCCGAAACGGAGTTCGGCCTGTTGGCCCGCGGGTTGAAAGGGCGCTACCCGGACACGCCGGTGGAATACGGCTTCCTGGAGTACTCCGCGCCCAACATCCACATGGGGCTTGACGCACTTGTGGCCTCGGGTGTCGATCGCATTCTGGCGGTGCCGGGTATGCTCTTTGCCGCGACGCACGCGCGCAACGACATCCCGTCCGTGCTGACCACCTACCAGGACAAACACCCCGGCCTCTCAATCGACTACGGCCGTGAACTCGGTCTGCACCCGAGCATGATCGACGCCTTCGAAGCGCGTATTCTCGAAGCCCTCGGCGTCGACCACGTGCACGACGGCGACCTGTACGACACGTTGCTGGTCGTCGTCGGCCGCGGAACGTCGGACACCTTTGCCAACGCCGAGGCGGCGAAGCTCTGCCGCATCCTGACGGAGAAACTCGGCTTCGGTTGGGCCGAAACCGTCTATTCGGGCGTGACCTACCCGTCGGTGGGGCGCGGGCTCGACATGGCCCTCAAACTCGGCTTCAAGCGCGTGGTGGTCGCGCCGTATTTTCTTTTTACGGGACGGTTGATCGACCGTATCTACAACTACGTCGATGAGGTGGCGAAACAGCACCCTGACGTGCAGATTCTCAAAGCCGGGTACCTCAAGGACCAGGATCACGTGATCGACACCTTTGTGGCGCGTGTGGAAGAGGCGAGGTTGGGCGAGTTCAACGACGATAACGACCTGATGGCCTCGTTTCGCACACGGCTTGCGCGCGGCGAGGTGGATGTCCACCACCATCACGCGGAGTACCAGCCCAGCACGGACCCCTACGATGACGAGGCGCCCGGTGGCGAACACAGCCACGATCACGATCATGGCCACAGCCACAGCCACAGCCACGGCGTGTATCGGCACATCGCACACCCGCACGGTCCACGCACCATGATCGATGACAACGTCTGCTGCTGCTTCATGAGCCAGTTCCCGGCCGAGGTGGTCGAAGACGAGCGGCGACTGCGTGCCGAGCGCGGCGCCAGGCCGCTCAGAGACGCGGTGCCGCACCCGGTTGCGGGGACGCGCTCGTCCTGA